The following coding sequences are from one Melospiza melodia melodia isolate bMelMel2 chromosome 2, bMelMel2.pri, whole genome shotgun sequence window:
- the CHRNA10 gene encoding neuronal acetylcholine receptor subunit alpha-10, protein MPATRNVITYGCCSEPYPDVTYTLLLRRRASFYIFNLLLPCIMVSFLAPLGFYLPADSGEKVSLGVTVLLALTVFQLLVAESMPPSESVPLIGKYYIATMTMITASTALTIFIMNLHHCGPGARPVPPWARRLILHHLARLCCVYEVGESCKSPRRAAGGRAAPGDARAAGESPGERRAGAEVRGCPWDHCLCHHGALLSNVGYIAGCFRRHRANQRRTGEWKKVAKVMDRFFMWVFFLMVFLMSVLVLGNAA, encoded by the exons ATGCCGGCCACCAGGAATGTCATCACCTACGGCTGCTGCTCCGAGCCCTACCCCGACGTCACCTACACCCTGCTCCTGCGCCGCCGCGCCTCCTTCTACATCTTcaacctgctcctgccctgcatcaTGGTCTCCTTCCTGGCGCCGCTGGGCTTCTACCTGCCCGCCGACTCGGGGGAGAAGGTGTCGCTGGGGGTGACGGTGCTGCTGGCCCTCACCGTGTTCCAGCTGCTGGTGGCCGAGAGCATGCCGCCCTCGGAGAGCGTCCCGCTCATCG GGAAGTACTACATCGCCACCATGACCATGATCACGGCCTCCACGGCGCTCACCATCTTCATCATGAACTTGCACCACTGCGGCCCGGGGGCCCGGCCCGTGCCGCCCTGGGCGCGCCGCCTCATCCTGCACCACCTGGCCCGCCTCTGCTGCGTCTACGAGGTGGGCGAGAGCTGCAAGAGCCCCCGGCGGGCagcgggcgggcgggcagcgccggGGGATGCCAGGGCGGCGGGGGAGAGCCCCGGGGAGCGGCGGGCGGGCGCGGAGGTGCGGGGCTGCCCCTGGGACCACTGCCTGTGCCACCACGGTGCCCTGCTGAGCAACGTGGGGTACATCGCCGGCTGCTTCCGCCGCCACCGCGCCAACCAGCGCCGCACCGGCGAGTGGAAGAAGGTGGCCAAGGTGATGGACCGCTTCTTCATGTGGGTCTTCTTCCTCATGGTCTTCCTCATGAGCGTGCTGGTCCTGGGCAACGCTGCCTGA